AAAAATAGGTTTTATGAGCCAGAGTTGTGCCGTTCCACCACTTCTTCAGCCAGGGCATGACCCAATAATCCAGTCCCAGAACCCTGCCGGCTCCTCCGAGCATCATAACAGCTGCAAAGATAAACCAAATCTGTTCCCAGCTGAAAAAGCCGGAGAAGATGAAAACAAAACACATGATGATGGATACTCCTGCTGCGGGAAACACAAAGAGTCCGCCAATAAGGGCCAACCCAATGAGAATTTCCACAGAAACGACCATTGTCTGAAAAAGCTGGAACGGCAGGTATGCTGCCATCCCATCCATAAAGGTTTCCCGGAACCAGGTCACCACGATGTTGTCAGGTTTAAGGACAAGACCCGTTGTATCCCACAGCTTACCAAGGACATGAACAGCTGTATCTGTGGCTGTTGCTGCGACCTCTTCCACTATTTCACTGGCGGCAGCCACTGCATCAGCAGTTTCTGCAACCACAGTTGCTGCTCCATCCGATGAAGCAGCAACCGCTGCTCCCGGATCATAGGATGCGGGTGTTCCAAATCCTGCCTGAACAATACCACGGCTGAACATCCATCCAGATTTTGAACCCAGATCAAACTGAAGCCATCCTTCCCCGATTTTATTCAGCCCCTCTATAAGCCACATAAGACCCAGCCAAAGACGAAGGGGAAAAGCCCAGAGTGACTGTATATGATTACTGATAAATCCACCCACAAGGGTTCTGCCTTCGTTCATATCAAAAATTTCATGCTGAATATACTTCCACCAGCCATTCACACCGCTGACAGAATGCAGATAAAGGACATTGACAAGATGTTTCAGGGTCATAGCAGGTATACCGGAAAGAGAGACTCCACCAGTATGTGAAACCGCATATCGGCCGCCTATAGAAACCATAAACCCATGGAAATTGGATTTAAATGTATATTCCTTATCGATCCCGTTGATTTTAGAGACAATATTGTGAACCGCCACTGAAGCGGTCTGCTCGGCTGCTTCAACAATCTGAGGCACGGGTCTCTCATTCTCAATGAACCACTGGGCATCACCCACGACAAAAAGGTTTTCATGCTCTTCACTCTGCATGGTCGCCTTGACCTTGAGTCTGTCAACATGACCGATTTTCAGGCCCGTATCCACTCCGAATTGACCGCCCTTGATTCCACAGGTCCAGATGAGAGTACCGCATTTTATGGTAGTACCGTTTTTCAGGGTTAAAGAACCCTTCTCCGCCTTGGTGATGAGAGCATTGAGCATGATTTCCACACCCTTTTTCTCCATATAACGCTGGGCTTTGATCCGTGGTTTTTCCGGTATCATATTGAGGATATTTCCAAGACCTTCCGCATTGATAAGGCGTACTTCTTCTGGATCTATTTTATAGTCCCTGCACATGAGGGGCAACTTTTCGATCAGTTCACCGACCATTTCCACACCGGTAAATCCTGCACCTGCAACAACAAAAGTCATTAACATTTTCCGGATCTCAGGATCCTTCTCATAGGAAGCCATCCGGAACATTTCCCGGATATGATCCTTAATATCGAGGGCGTCCTGATAACACCAGAGTGGTAAGGAGTGTTCTTTCACACCGGGGATACCGAAATCAGTAGATTCTGCACCCGTCCCCATGATTAGATAATCATACTCATAGCTGGCCGTATCAGACTTAAGAATCTGTTTATCCGCATCCAGACTCGTAACCTGATCCTGAATGACCTTTACTTTTTTTCCTGAAAAAATTCTATCAAAAGAGATTTTTACACAGCCGTGCTGCTCTACCCGGCCACCGGCAATCTCGTGAAGTTCGGTCATCAGGGTATGATATGGATTCTTATCAATAAGAGTGATTTCAACATCCTTGTTTTTCTTGAATGCTTTATGAAGCAGCTTTCCTGCATGGATTCCGGCATATCCTCCACCTAATATAACAATTCTGTTCATATCACAACCCCTATCTTTTTAGTATTCTTTTATCTATTAGAACATAATAATGATAATATGAACACTGTCAATCAATAATTGTTTATCAAAAAGGAAAAAAGTCCCGAAAAACTTCTTTTTAATAAATTAGGGCATTTCCTTTTTGACTATTTTTTCCTGAATCATACTGATGGCATCATTCAGAGGAATGCTGTTTAACTGTTCACCCGTACGTATCCGGATGCTGACCGATTTTTCATTCATTTCCTTCTCACCCAATACCAGCATATAAGGAATCTTCTGGTTCTGGGCGTTTCTGATTTTAGCATTCATCCGGTCATCCGAAAGGTCTGAATCAGCAATGAGGTCTGCAGCTCTCAGAGCCTGTTCCACATCTTTGGCATAGGCATCAAATTTATCACTCACAGGTATGACTTTGACCTGCAGAGGAGCCAGCCACACAGGGAAGGCCCCACCGTAATTTTCGATGAGAACACCGTAAAATCTTTCCAGAGAACCCAGGAGGGCACGATGGATCATATAGGGTCGTTTCTCCTGACCGTCTTTATCAACGAAGGTCATTTTAAAACGTTCGGGCTCATTAAAGTCAAATTGAATAGTAGAAAGCTGCCAGGATCGGCCAATGGCATCCTTCACCTTCAGGTCAATTTTAGGACCGTAAAAAGCTCCGCCCCCTTCATCCACTTCATAGTCCAGCCCTTCTGCTTCAATAGACTGTCTCAGAGATTCCTGAGCCGCCTCCCAGCGTTCAGGGTCTCCCACAGCCTTCTCGGGGCGTGTTGACAAATAAGCTTGTATCTCTTTAAATCCGAAAGCTCTCAGCATGGAGAGGCTGAACCTCAGAACCTCAGAGACTTCGTCCTGCATCTGATCGGGTGTACAGAACAGGTGTGCATCATCCTGGGTAAATCCACGGACTCTGAGAAGGCCATGAAGGGTTCCGGATCGTTCATACCGGTAAACCGTTCCCAACTCGGCCCAGCGGAAAGGAAGCTCCTTGTAGGAGTGCTTTCCATTGTTGTAGATCATGATATGAAAGGGGCAGTTCATTGGCTTGGCGTAGTAGTCCGCATTGTCCATGACCATGTTGGGATACATGCCCTCCTTGTAGAAATCAAGGTGTCCTGAGGTCTCCCAGAGCCATGATTTTCCTACATGAGGTGTAAAGACCATTTCGTAGCCGTTTTTATAGTGTTCTTTTCTCCAGAAGTCTTCGATGGTAACCCTCATACGGGCTCCCTTGGGATGCCAGTATACAAGACCGGGACCGGCTTCTTCGTGAAGACTGAAAAGATCCAGTTCCTTCCCCACCCGTCTGTGATCGCGTTTTTCCATCTCTTCCAGAAACTCCATATGAGCCTTCAAAGCCTTGGCATCACCGAAGGCGGTGGCATAGATCCTCTGCAGCATGGGACGCTTTTCATCACCCCGCCAATAGGCTCCGGCAATGGAAAGGAGTTTAAAACCCTGAGCGTTCAATCGGCTGGTATCTTCCACATGAGGGCCCCGGCACAGATCGGTAAAATGAGAACCCATTTTATAAATAGAGATTTCTTCATCTTCCGGGAATTCCTGAATCAGTTCCATCTTATAGGGCTGATCTTTAAACAGTTCCAAAGCCTCAGATCGACTGAGAACGTCCCTCTCGAAACCCACCTGATCTTTGATGATCTCCTGCATTCCCTTTTCGATTTTTTCCAAATCTTCATTTGTCAATTTCCGGGGAAGATCGAAGTCATAATAGAATCCGTTTTCGATGGCAGGGCCGATGGCGAACTTGGCTTCCGGCATAATTTTCAGGACAGCCCCGGCCATGACATGGGCCATGGAGTGACGTAGTTTCTGGAGTTTTTCCAGCTTTTTCTGTTCTTTGCTATTCATAATCC
This portion of the Oceanispirochaeta sp. genome encodes:
- a CDS encoding NAD(P)/FAD-dependent oxidoreductase, with the translated sequence MNRIVILGGGYAGIHAGKLLHKAFKKNKDVEITLIDKNPYHTLMTELHEIAGGRVEQHGCVKISFDRIFSGKKVKVIQDQVTSLDADKQILKSDTASYEYDYLIMGTGAESTDFGIPGVKEHSLPLWCYQDALDIKDHIREMFRMASYEKDPEIRKMLMTFVVAGAGFTGVEMVGELIEKLPLMCRDYKIDPEEVRLINAEGLGNILNMIPEKPRIKAQRYMEKKGVEIMLNALITKAEKGSLTLKNGTTIKCGTLIWTCGIKGGQFGVDTGLKIGHVDRLKVKATMQSEEHENLFVVGDAQWFIENERPVPQIVEAAEQTASVAVHNIVSKINGIDKEYTFKSNFHGFMVSIGGRYAVSHTGGVSLSGIPAMTLKHLVNVLYLHSVSGVNGWWKYIQHEIFDMNEGRTLVGGFISNHIQSLWAFPLRLWLGLMWLIEGLNKIGEGWLQFDLGSKSGWMFSRGIVQAGFGTPASYDPGAAVAASSDGAATVVAETADAVAAASEIVEEVAATATDTAVHVLGKLWDTTGLVLKPDNIVVTWFRETFMDGMAAYLPFQLFQTMVVSVEILIGLALIGGLFVFPAAGVSIIMCFVFIFSGFFSWEQIWFIFAAVMMLGGAGRVLGLDYWVMPWLKKWWNGTTLAHKTYFYFGEPRNKKGKN
- the thrS gene encoding threonine--tRNA ligase is translated as MNSKEQKKLEKLQKLRHSMAHVMAGAVLKIMPEAKFAIGPAIENGFYYDFDLPRKLTNEDLEKIEKGMQEIIKDQVGFERDVLSRSEALELFKDQPYKMELIQEFPEDEEISIYKMGSHFTDLCRGPHVEDTSRLNAQGFKLLSIAGAYWRGDEKRPMLQRIYATAFGDAKALKAHMEFLEEMEKRDHRRVGKELDLFSLHEEAGPGLVYWHPKGARMRVTIEDFWRKEHYKNGYEMVFTPHVGKSWLWETSGHLDFYKEGMYPNMVMDNADYYAKPMNCPFHIMIYNNGKHSYKELPFRWAELGTVYRYERSGTLHGLLRVRGFTQDDAHLFCTPDQMQDEVSEVLRFSLSMLRAFGFKEIQAYLSTRPEKAVGDPERWEAAQESLRQSIEAEGLDYEVDEGGGAFYGPKIDLKVKDAIGRSWQLSTIQFDFNEPERFKMTFVDKDGQEKRPYMIHRALLGSLERFYGVLIENYGGAFPVWLAPLQVKVIPVSDKFDAYAKDVEQALRAADLIADSDLSDDRMNAKIRNAQNQKIPYMLVLGEKEMNEKSVSIRIRTGEQLNSIPLNDAISMIQEKIVKKEMP